A DNA window from Pseudomonas resinovorans NBRC 106553 contains the following coding sequences:
- a CDS encoding heavy metal translocating P-type ATPase: MSNPIAFDLPIAGMTCASCAGRVERALSKVPGVQAASVNLATEQARVQAPGDSLPALVAAVQAAGYEVPAQRLELAIGGMTCASCVGRVERALGKLPEVAGVTVNLATERAHLQLFGEADTSRLIQAVEAAGYSASLIDESKPPLDDAQARLRRERWAVLLALVLATPLVLPMLLEPFGLHWMLPAWAQFALATPVQFILGARFYRAAWKAVKAGAGNMDLLVAIGTSAGYGLSLYQWWAAHPGHMPHLYFEASAVVIALVLLGKYLESRAKRQTSAAIRALEALRPEHATRLRDGQEQVVAIAALQLGDLLVVKPGERFPADGEVSDGQSHADEALISGESLPVPKQPGDRVTAGAINGEGRLLVRTTALGGETVLARIIRLVEDAQAAKAPIQKLVDRVSQVFVPAVLLIAFATLVGWLLAGAGIETALINAVAVLVIACPCALGLATPTAIMAGTGVAARHGILIKDAEALEVAHAVQAVAFDKTGTLTSGSPRIAHLATTDGDEAPLLQLAGALQRGSEHPLAKAVLDACAERGLEAPAVDASQALAGRGIQGRVDGRLLALGNRRLLDEQGLPPGDLAASAKEWEAEGRTLSWLLELEPQRRVIGLFAFGDTLKEGAAEAVATLRARDIHSHLITGDNRGSARVVAEALGIESVHAEVLPADKAAEVAALKAGGAVVAMVGDGINDAPALAAADVGIAMGGGTDVAMHAAGITLMRGDPRLVPAALDISRRTYAKIRQNLFWAFIYNLIGIPLAAAGLLNPVVAGAAMALSSVSVVSNALLLKTWKPEE, from the coding sequence ATGAGCAACCCCATCGCATTCGACCTGCCCATCGCCGGGATGACCTGCGCCAGTTGCGCTGGCCGAGTGGAGCGCGCCCTGAGCAAGGTGCCGGGTGTACAGGCCGCCAGCGTCAACCTCGCCACCGAGCAGGCCCGCGTCCAGGCCCCCGGCGACAGCCTGCCGGCCCTGGTGGCGGCGGTGCAGGCAGCGGGCTACGAGGTACCGGCCCAGCGCCTGGAGCTGGCCATCGGCGGCATGACCTGCGCCAGTTGCGTCGGCCGAGTCGAGCGCGCCCTGGGCAAGCTGCCGGAGGTGGCCGGGGTGACGGTGAACCTGGCCACCGAACGCGCCCACCTGCAGTTGTTCGGTGAAGCCGACACCTCGCGGCTGATCCAGGCGGTGGAGGCCGCCGGCTACTCCGCCAGCCTGATAGACGAGAGCAAGCCACCGCTGGACGACGCCCAGGCACGCCTGCGTCGCGAGCGCTGGGCGGTCTTGCTGGCCCTGGTCCTGGCCACGCCGCTGGTACTGCCGATGCTGCTGGAACCCTTCGGCCTGCACTGGATGCTGCCGGCCTGGGCGCAGTTCGCCCTGGCCACGCCGGTGCAGTTCATCCTCGGCGCGCGCTTCTATCGCGCGGCCTGGAAAGCCGTGAAGGCCGGCGCCGGCAACATGGACCTGCTGGTGGCCATCGGCACCAGTGCGGGCTACGGCCTGAGCCTCTACCAATGGTGGGCCGCGCACCCCGGCCACATGCCGCACCTGTATTTCGAAGCCTCGGCGGTGGTGATCGCACTGGTGCTGCTGGGCAAGTACCTGGAAAGCCGCGCCAAGCGCCAGACCAGCGCCGCCATCCGCGCCCTGGAAGCATTGCGCCCGGAACACGCCACCCGCCTGCGGGACGGCCAGGAGCAGGTCGTCGCCATCGCCGCCCTGCAACTGGGCGACCTGCTGGTGGTGAAACCCGGTGAACGCTTCCCCGCCGATGGCGAGGTGAGCGACGGCCAGAGCCACGCCGACGAAGCCCTGATCAGCGGTGAAAGCCTGCCGGTGCCCAAGCAGCCCGGCGACCGCGTCACCGCTGGCGCCATCAATGGCGAAGGCCGGCTGTTGGTGCGCACCACGGCCCTGGGCGGGGAAACCGTCCTGGCGCGGATCATCCGCCTGGTGGAAGACGCCCAGGCGGCCAAGGCGCCGATCCAGAAGCTGGTGGACCGGGTCAGCCAGGTGTTCGTCCCGGCGGTGCTGCTGATCGCCTTCGCCACCCTGGTGGGTTGGCTCCTGGCCGGCGCGGGCATCGAAACCGCGCTGATCAACGCCGTGGCCGTGCTGGTCATCGCCTGCCCTTGCGCCCTCGGCCTGGCCACCCCCACCGCCATCATGGCCGGCACCGGCGTTGCCGCGCGCCACGGCATCCTGATCAAGGACGCCGAAGCGCTGGAGGTGGCCCACGCTGTCCAGGCCGTGGCCTTCGACAAGACCGGCACCCTCACCTCCGGCAGCCCGCGCATCGCCCACCTGGCGACCACCGACGGCGACGAGGCTCCCCTGCTGCAACTGGCCGGCGCCCTGCAACGCGGTAGCGAACACCCGCTGGCCAAGGCGGTGCTGGATGCCTGCGCCGAGCGTGGCCTCGAGGCGCCCGCCGTGGACGCCAGCCAGGCCCTGGCCGGGCGCGGCATCCAGGGCCGGGTGGACGGCCGCCTGCTGGCCCTGGGCAACCGCCGCCTGCTGGACGAGCAGGGGCTGCCGCCCGGTGATCTGGCCGCGAGCGCCAAGGAGTGGGAGGCCGAAGGCCGCACCCTGTCCTGGCTGCTGGAACTGGAGCCGCAGCGGCGCGTAATCGGCCTGTTCGCCTTCGGCGACACGCTCAAGGAAGGTGCCGCGGAGGCCGTGGCGACCCTGCGCGCACGGGATATCCACAGCCACCTGATCACCGGCGACAACCGGGGCAGCGCGCGGGTGGTGGCCGAGGCCCTGGGTATCGAGTCGGTGCATGCCGAGGTGCTGCCGGCGGACAAGGCCGCCGAGGTCGCCGCGCTCAAGGCCGGCGGCGCCGTGGTGGCCATGGTCGGCGACGGCATCAACGACGCCCCCGCCCTGGCCGCCGCCGATGTCGGCATCGCCATGGGCGGAGGCACCGACGTGGCCATGCACGCCGCCGGCATCACCCTGATGCGTGGTGACCCGCGCCTGGTGCCGGCGGCCCTGGATATCTCCCGTCGCACCTACGCGAAGATCCGCCAGAACCTGTTCTGGGCCTTTATCTACAACCTGATCGGCATTCCCCTGGCCGCCGCCGGCCTGCTCAACCCCGTGGTGGCGGGTGCGGCCATGGCCCTGTCGAGCGTCAGCGTGGTGAGCAACGCGCTGCTGCTGAAAACCTGGAAGCCGGAAGAATGA
- the cueR gene encoding Cu(I)-responsive transcriptional regulator, translating into MNIGQAAKQSGLTAKMIRYYESIGLLPAAGRSDSGYRQYSSQDLHTLAFIKRSRDLGFSLEEVGRLLELWQDRQRASADVKSLARDHIEALNRKIAELAGLRDTLQELVEHCQGDHRPDCPILKDLESGGCCH; encoded by the coding sequence ATGAACATCGGCCAAGCCGCGAAGCAAAGCGGGCTGACCGCGAAGATGATCCGCTACTACGAAAGCATCGGCCTGCTGCCGGCGGCCGGTCGTAGCGACAGCGGCTACCGCCAGTACAGCAGCCAGGACCTGCACACCCTGGCCTTTATCAAGCGCTCGCGGGACCTGGGTTTCTCCCTCGAGGAAGTGGGCCGGTTGCTTGAGCTCTGGCAGGATCGCCAGCGCGCCAGCGCCGACGTGAAGTCCCTGGCCCGCGACCATATCGAAGCGCTGAACCGCAAGATCGCCGAGCTCGCCGGCCTGCGCGACACCCTCCAGGAACTGGTGGAGCACTGCCAGGGCGACCACCGCCCCGACTGCCCGATCCTCAAGGACCTGGAGTCAGGCGGCTGCTGCCACTGA
- a CDS encoding EamA family transporter codes for MPLAHILLALLVTLIWGVNFVVIKVGLEDFPPLLFCALRFALAALPLLFLRGPMPAPFWRIVQIGLLLGVVKFGLLFVGMHLGMPAGLSSLVLQSQVFFTILIAALFLGERPSRRGLVGLLLAASGLVLIGLGRPLGDSLLAFMLVIAAALAWAFANIATKRSGASDMLRLICWVSLVPPLPLLALSYVFEGPEAIASALSQPSWGGIGALLYIAFLATTVGFGLWSFLLQRYPASLVTPFALAVPVSGLLSGWLLLGEELSAAGWMACVLVFVGLVITVLPKSALDRVFSGSSRLTPGP; via the coding sequence ATGCCGCTTGCGCACATTCTCCTGGCCCTGCTGGTCACCCTGATCTGGGGCGTGAATTTCGTCGTGATCAAGGTCGGCCTGGAGGACTTCCCGCCCCTGCTGTTCTGCGCCCTGCGCTTCGCCCTGGCGGCGTTGCCGCTGCTGTTCCTGCGCGGGCCGATGCCGGCGCCGTTCTGGCGCATCGTGCAGATCGGCCTGCTGCTGGGCGTGGTGAAGTTCGGGCTGCTGTTCGTCGGCATGCACCTGGGGATGCCGGCGGGGTTGTCGTCGCTGGTGCTGCAGAGCCAGGTGTTCTTCACCATCCTGATCGCCGCCCTGTTCCTCGGCGAGCGGCCGAGCCGGCGGGGGCTGGTGGGGTTGCTGCTGGCGGCTTCCGGGCTGGTGCTGATCGGCCTCGGCCGGCCCCTGGGGGACAGCCTGCTGGCCTTCATGCTGGTGATCGCCGCCGCGCTGGCCTGGGCCTTTGCCAATATCGCCACCAAGCGCAGCGGCGCCAGCGACATGCTGCGGCTGATCTGCTGGGTCAGCCTGGTCCCGCCGCTGCCCCTGCTGGCGCTGTCCTACGTCTTCGAGGGGCCTGAAGCCATCGCCAGCGCCCTGAGCCAACCGAGCTGGGGCGGCATCGGCGCGCTGCTCTACATCGCCTTCCTCGCCACCACGGTAGGGTTCGGGCTGTGGAGCTTCCTGTTGCAGCGCTACCCGGCCAGCCTGGTGACGCCCTTTGCCCTGGCCGTGCCGGTTTCCGGCCTGTTGTCCGGCTGGTTGCTGCTGGGCGAAGAACTCAGCGCGGCAGGCTGGATGGCCTGCGTGCTGGTGTTCGTCGGCCTGGTCATCACCGTGCTGCCCAAAAGCGCGCTCGACCGCGTCTTCAGTGGCAGCAGCCGCCTGACTCCAGGTCCTTGA
- a CDS encoding IS110 family transposase has protein sequence MAVIGIDVSKQKLDCLWLRDPESLKVKTKVFTNQVDDFAALVDWCCTHTGATAGELKVFLEATGVYHESLAYYLHERGVQVFVLNPAQVRDYARSQGIRGKTDKQDSLVLARFGATQKARRWLPEAREIRELKAMIVRYEALQEDLQRELNRREKAEVSQASLSVMASIDTMLSALRQEAERLKQEIDDHIDRHDQLKRNRQLLQSIQGIGDVLSRHLLAFLHSRDFGTARQCAAFAGLVPRPWDSGSSVKGKPRLTKAGQPRLRAKLYMAAIVAKQYNPTVRALYQRLLARGKAKMSALGAAMRKLLQIAYGVLKTQTPYQPQPT, from the coding sequence ATGGCGGTTATTGGAATCGATGTCAGCAAGCAAAAGCTCGACTGTCTGTGGCTACGCGACCCGGAAAGTCTGAAGGTCAAAACCAAGGTATTTACCAATCAAGTGGACGACTTCGCCGCGTTGGTTGATTGGTGTTGCACGCACACCGGAGCCACAGCCGGGGAACTGAAGGTGTTCCTTGAGGCCACCGGGGTCTATCACGAATCCTTGGCGTATTACCTGCACGAGCGCGGCGTTCAAGTCTTTGTCCTGAACCCGGCGCAGGTCCGCGACTATGCGCGCAGCCAGGGCATTCGTGGTAAGACGGACAAACAAGACAGCCTGGTGCTCGCCCGTTTTGGCGCAACCCAGAAGGCCCGGCGCTGGTTGCCGGAAGCGCGGGAAATCCGCGAGCTGAAAGCGATGATCGTGCGCTATGAGGCGCTGCAAGAGGACCTTCAGCGCGAACTGAACCGGCGGGAAAAGGCCGAGGTCAGTCAGGCCAGCCTCAGCGTAATGGCCTCCATCGATACGATGCTCAGTGCGTTGCGCCAGGAAGCCGAGCGCCTGAAACAAGAGATCGACGATCACATCGACCGGCACGACCAGCTCAAACGCAACCGACAGCTGCTGCAGAGCATCCAGGGCATCGGGGATGTCCTCTCCCGTCATCTGCTGGCGTTTCTGCACAGCCGCGACTTTGGCACTGCCCGACAATGCGCGGCTTTTGCGGGCCTGGTGCCACGACCTTGGGACTCCGGCTCATCGGTGAAGGGCAAACCTCGTTTGACCAAGGCGGGGCAGCCTCGACTGCGGGCCAAGCTCTACATGGCCGCGATTGTCGCCAAGCAGTACAACCCCACGGTTAGAGCGCTTTACCAACGTCTACTGGCGCGGGGAAAAGCCAAGATGAGCGCCCTGGGTGCCGCCATGCGCAAGCTGTTGCAGATTGCCTATGGCGTGCTCAAGACGCAGACACCCTATCAGCCGCAACCGACCTGA
- the bfr gene encoding bacterioferritin yields MQGQAEVVDYLKDLLRGELAARDQYFLHSRMYQDWGFNKLFERINHEMEEETQHADALLQRILFLEATPDMRPRTIHPGHTVPDMLRADLKLEYEVRAALSKGITLCEKHKDYMSRDILALQLKDTEEDHAYWLEQQLGLIDRIGLENYLQSQA; encoded by the coding sequence ATGCAAGGCCAAGCCGAAGTGGTGGATTACCTCAAGGACCTGTTGCGCGGCGAACTGGCTGCCAGGGACCAGTATTTCCTGCATTCGCGGATGTACCAGGACTGGGGCTTCAACAAGCTGTTCGAGCGCATCAACCATGAGATGGAGGAGGAGACCCAGCACGCCGACGCCCTGCTGCAGCGCATCCTGTTCCTCGAAGCCACCCCGGACATGCGCCCGCGCACCATCCATCCCGGCCACACCGTGCCGGACATGCTGCGTGCCGACCTCAAGCTGGAATACGAAGTACGTGCCGCGCTGAGCAAGGGCATCACCCTGTGCGAGAAGCACAAGGACTACATGAGCCGCGACATCCTCGCCCTGCAACTCAAGGACACCGAGGAAGACCACGCCTACTGGCTGGAGCAGCAGCTGGGCCTGATCGACCGCATCGGCCTGGAGAACTACCTGCAGTCGCAGGCCTGA
- a CDS encoding PA4780 family RIO1-like protein kinase: protein MKTPKRLEPLLEDGLIDEVLRPLMSGKEAAVYVVRCGSELRCAKVYKEANKRGFRQAAEYQEGRKVRNSRDARAMAKGSKYGRREREESWQNAEVAALFHLASAGVRVPKPYDFLDGVLLMELVSDGAGDAAPRLNDVDLTPEDAREFHSFMIGEIVKMLCAGLVHGDLSEFNVLLDPYGPVIIDLPQAVDAAGNNHAFRMLERDVGNMAEYFGQFAPELKYTRYAKEMWALYEDGKLTPETPLTGHFDEPEDAADLDAVMREIKAALADEARRQAALAEQDAPQVREEPTPPWMRE, encoded by the coding sequence ATGAAGACCCCGAAACGCCTTGAGCCTCTGTTGGAAGATGGCCTGATCGATGAAGTCCTGCGCCCGCTCATGAGCGGCAAGGAAGCCGCCGTGTACGTGGTGCGTTGCGGCAGCGAGCTGCGCTGCGCCAAGGTCTACAAGGAGGCCAACAAGCGCGGCTTCCGCCAGGCGGCCGAGTACCAGGAGGGCCGCAAGGTGCGCAACAGCCGCGACGCCAGGGCCATGGCCAAGGGCTCGAAGTACGGCCGTCGCGAGCGCGAGGAGTCCTGGCAGAACGCCGAGGTGGCCGCGCTGTTCCACCTGGCAAGTGCCGGGGTGCGGGTGCCCAAACCCTACGACTTCCTCGATGGCGTATTGCTGATGGAGTTGGTCAGCGACGGTGCCGGCGACGCCGCGCCGCGCTTGAACGATGTCGACCTGACGCCCGAGGACGCCCGCGAATTCCACAGCTTCATGATCGGCGAGATCGTGAAGATGCTCTGCGCCGGCCTGGTCCATGGCGACCTGTCCGAGTTCAACGTGCTGCTCGATCCCTATGGCCCGGTGATCATCGACTTGCCCCAGGCGGTGGATGCCGCGGGCAACAACCACGCTTTCCGCATGCTGGAGCGTGATGTCGGCAACATGGCCGAATATTTCGGCCAGTTCGCCCCCGAGTTGAAGTACACCCGTTACGCCAAGGAAATGTGGGCGCTTTACGAGGACGGCAAGCTGACCCCGGAAACGCCGCTGACCGGCCATTTCGACGAGCCAGAAGACGCCGCCGACCTGGATGCCGTGATGCGCGAGATCAAGGCCGCCCTGGCCGACGAGGCCCGGCGCCAGGCCGCGCTCGCCGAGCAGGACGCGCCGCAAGTGCGGGAAGAGCCCACGCCGCCGTGGATGCGTGAGTGA
- a CDS encoding LysR family transcriptional regulator: MEQLKRMAVFATVVERGSMVAAAQVLGMTASAVSQQIRKLEQDTQVSLLHRTTRKLTLTEAGAVFYKSCAQVLELAQQAEQRLAELRDAPVGELRIAAPVGFSNGMLTEALAPLLEAHPGLSLQLFFHDEPVDLVEQRIDLAIRVGRQEDSSLVARHLADWPAVLCCAPSYLARCGPISLPERLLELDWISLNGERQQFHQTFTGPGGEQQRLRLESRVGCNNILAVRSFTLAGVGVSLQPGPEIREELASGRLLALLPEWQPTPLGLYIVTPRRDALPAKVRYAIDTLRRGLSRRG; this comes from the coding sequence ATGGAGCAGCTCAAGCGCATGGCGGTGTTCGCCACGGTGGTGGAGCGCGGCAGCATGGTGGCCGCGGCGCAGGTGCTGGGCATGACGGCCTCGGCGGTCAGCCAGCAGATCCGCAAGCTGGAGCAGGACACCCAGGTCAGTCTGTTGCACCGCACCACCCGCAAGCTGACGCTGACCGAGGCGGGAGCGGTGTTCTACAAGAGCTGCGCCCAGGTCCTGGAGCTGGCCCAGCAGGCCGAGCAGCGCCTGGCCGAGCTGCGCGACGCGCCGGTGGGCGAGTTGCGCATCGCCGCGCCAGTGGGCTTTTCCAACGGCATGCTCACCGAGGCCCTGGCGCCCCTGCTGGAGGCCCATCCCGGCCTGAGCCTGCAACTGTTCTTCCATGACGAGCCGGTGGACCTGGTGGAGCAGCGCATCGACCTGGCCATCCGCGTCGGCCGCCAGGAGGACTCCAGCCTGGTGGCGCGCCACCTCGCCGACTGGCCGGCGGTGCTCTGCTGCGCGCCGTCCTACCTGGCGCGCTGCGGGCCCATCAGCCTTCCTGAGCGGTTGCTGGAGCTGGACTGGATCAGCCTCAACGGCGAGCGCCAGCAATTCCACCAGACCTTCACCGGCCCCGGCGGCGAGCAGCAGCGCCTGCGGCTGGAAAGCCGGGTGGGCTGCAACAACATCCTCGCGGTGCGCAGCTTCACCCTGGCCGGGGTGGGGGTGTCCCTGCAGCCGGGGCCGGAAATTCGTGAAGAACTGGCCAGTGGTCGGCTGTTGGCGCTCCTGCCCGAATGGCAGCCGACGCCCCTCGGGCTCTACATCGTCACCCCGCGTCGCGACGCCTTGCCGGCCAAGGTACGCTATGCCATCGACACCTTGCGTCGCGGCCTGTCGCGTCGTGGATAG
- a CDS encoding NAD(P)-dependent oxidoreductase — MKIALIGASGFVGSAVLGEALQRGHAVTAIVRHPEKLEPHPQLAARQGDAYDAADIAQAVAGHDAVVHAFNPGWGEANIRELFLQGTRAIFAGAKQAGVARLLMVGGAGSLYVAPGLQLIDTPQFPAEYKEGAEGARQALELIRAESSLDWSFISPPALLEPGSRTGRFRIGGDQLLMSGDHPANISVADLAVAIVDELEQPQHLRRRFTVGY; from the coding sequence ATGAAGATCGCCCTGATCGGCGCCAGTGGATTCGTCGGATCGGCCGTCCTCGGCGAAGCGCTGCAACGCGGCCACGCGGTAACCGCCATCGTCCGCCACCCGGAAAAGCTCGAGCCGCACCCCCAACTTGCCGCCCGCCAGGGCGACGCCTACGACGCCGCCGACATTGCCCAGGCGGTGGCCGGCCATGACGCGGTGGTCCACGCCTTCAACCCCGGCTGGGGCGAGGCAAACATCCGCGAGCTGTTCCTCCAGGGCACCCGGGCCATCTTCGCCGGCGCCAAGCAGGCCGGCGTCGCGCGCCTGCTGATGGTCGGCGGTGCCGGCAGCCTCTACGTGGCGCCGGGGCTGCAACTGATCGACACGCCGCAGTTCCCCGCCGAGTACAAGGAAGGTGCCGAAGGCGCTCGCCAGGCACTGGAGCTGATCCGCGCAGAAAGCAGCCTGGACTGGAGTTTCATTTCCCCGCCCGCCTTACTGGAGCCGGGCTCGCGCACTGGCCGCTTCCGCATTGGCGGCGACCAGCTGCTGATGAGCGGTGACCACCCGGCGAACATTTCCGTGGCCGACCTGGCCGTGGCCATCGTCGACGAACTGGAACAACCCCAACACCTTCGCCGACGCTTCACCGTCGGCTACTAA
- a CDS encoding DUF2218 domain-containing protein: MTLSATAHVVTATPARYINRLCKHFAHRVPVSHDEQQGRIEFDLGLGLLRAEGDGLTLAVESATPEGLERLKEIVGSHFVRVAWQEELDLEWSA; encoded by the coding sequence ATGACCCTCAGCGCAACCGCCCATGTCGTCACCGCCACCCCGGCACGCTACATCAATCGCCTGTGCAAGCACTTCGCCCACCGGGTGCCCGTCAGTCATGACGAGCAACAGGGCCGCATCGAATTCGACCTGGGCCTCGGCCTGCTGCGTGCCGAAGGCGACGGCCTGACCCTGGCCGTGGAAAGCGCCACGCCGGAAGGCCTGGAGCGCCTCAAGGAAATCGTCGGCAGCCACTTCGTGCGGGTGGCCTGGCAGGAAGAACTGGACCTCGAGTGGAGCGCCTGA
- a CDS encoding acetyl-CoA C-acetyltransferase: MTQPRRVAIVGGNRIPFARSNTVYATASNQDMLTSALEGLVERFNLHGVRVGEFAAGAVLKHSRDFNLARECVLGSRLAPETPAYDIQQACGTGLEAAILVANKIALGQIECGIAGGVDTTSDAPIGVNEGLRKILLEANRAKSTGDKIKALLQIRPRHLAPHIPRNGEPRTGMSMGEHCELMAQTWEIPRDAQDQLAIASHQKLAAAYAEGWQDDLLTPFRGLTRDQNLRPDISADKLASLKPVFETGPRGTLTAANSTPLTDGASVVLLASEEWAKARGLPVLAYLRDGEAAAVDFVSGEEGLLMAPVYAVPRLLARNNLKLQDFDYYEIHEAFAAQVLCTLKAWEDADYCRTRLGLDEPLGDIDRSKMNVKGSSLAAGHPFAATGGRIVANLAKLLSVAGEGRGLISICAAGGQGVTAILEK, encoded by the coding sequence ATGACCCAGCCTCGCCGGGTCGCCATCGTCGGCGGCAACCGCATCCCCTTCGCCCGCTCCAACACCGTCTACGCCACGGCGAGCAACCAGGACATGCTTACCAGCGCGCTCGAAGGCCTGGTGGAGCGCTTCAACCTGCATGGCGTGCGGGTGGGGGAGTTCGCCGCTGGCGCGGTGCTCAAGCATTCCCGCGACTTCAACCTGGCCCGCGAGTGCGTGCTGGGCTCGCGGCTGGCGCCGGAAACCCCGGCCTACGATATCCAGCAAGCCTGCGGCACGGGGCTGGAGGCGGCCATCCTGGTGGCCAACAAGATTGCCCTGGGGCAGATCGAATGCGGCATCGCCGGTGGCGTGGACACCACCTCCGACGCGCCCATCGGGGTCAACGAGGGATTGCGCAAGATCCTCCTGGAGGCCAACCGCGCCAAGTCCACCGGGGACAAGATCAAGGCCCTGCTGCAGATACGTCCGCGTCACCTGGCACCGCACATCCCGCGCAACGGCGAGCCGCGCACCGGGATGTCCATGGGCGAACACTGCGAGCTGATGGCGCAGACCTGGGAGATCCCGCGCGATGCGCAGGACCAGCTCGCCATCGCCAGCCACCAGAAGCTGGCGGCGGCCTACGCCGAAGGCTGGCAGGACGATCTGCTAACGCCCTTCCGGGGGCTTACCCGCGACCAGAACCTGCGCCCGGACATCAGCGCCGACAAGCTGGCGAGCCTGAAGCCGGTCTTCGAGACGGGCCCACGGGGCACGCTCACGGCGGCCAACTCCACCCCGCTCACCGATGGCGCCTCGGTGGTGTTGCTGGCCAGCGAGGAATGGGCGAAAGCTCGCGGGTTGCCGGTGCTCGCCTACCTGCGCGATGGCGAAGCGGCGGCGGTGGACTTCGTCAGCGGCGAGGAGGGCCTGCTGATGGCGCCGGTCTACGCGGTGCCGCGCCTGCTGGCACGCAACAACCTGAAACTGCAGGACTTCGACTACTACGAGATCCACGAAGCCTTCGCCGCCCAGGTGCTCTGCACCCTCAAGGCCTGGGAAGACGCCGACTACTGCCGCACGCGCCTTGGCCTGGACGAACCCCTGGGGGACATCGACCGCTCGAAGATGAACGTCAAGGGCAGCTCGCTGGCCGCCGGCCACCCTTTCGCCGCCACCGGTGGGCGGATCGTCGCCAACCTCGCCAAGCTGCTTTCGGTGGCCGGTGAGGGGCGCGGGCTCATCTCCATCTGCGCCGCCGGTGGCCAAGGTGTGACCGCGATCCTGGAAAAGTAA
- a CDS encoding 3-oxoacyl-ACP reductase — MNDRYLAFANSNTGRRLVGALGLPAPLRLERWMAGRTRPVEGALLLGGQGELAEAASAVLNKLTDQNFVVEEGRFGLPRWTAEGGPKLKALVFDASQLTRFEQLIELRDFFQPALKGLGRCPKVVVLARAPESTRDLVAASVQRSLEGFTRSLGKEIRRGGNVQLVYVGEGAEDQLEGVLRFLLSPKSAYVSGQVLRLAACAEKVRDWTRPLAGKRALVTGASRGIGAAIAETLARDGAEVVLLDVPQAQDALDGLAARLGGRGVTIDITSDDAGERLLEALPDGVDILVHNAGITRDKTLAKMSDEFWNAVINVNLRAPQVLTQALLDGGKLHDNGRVVLIASISGIAGNLGQTNYAASKAGVIGLAQHWAPTLGQRGISINAVAPGFIETQMTAAIPFTLREAGRRMNSMGQGGLPQDVAEAVAWFAQPGSGAVTGQVLRVCGQSLLGA; from the coding sequence ATGAACGACCGTTACCTCGCCTTCGCCAACTCCAACACTGGCCGGCGCCTGGTGGGCGCCCTCGGCCTGCCGGCGCCGCTGCGCCTGGAGCGCTGGATGGCAGGCCGTACGCGGCCGGTGGAAGGCGCCTTGCTGCTGGGCGGCCAGGGCGAACTGGCCGAGGCCGCCAGTGCCGTGCTGAACAAGCTCACCGACCAGAACTTCGTCGTCGAGGAAGGCCGCTTCGGCCTGCCGCGCTGGACGGCCGAGGGCGGACCGAAGCTCAAGGCGCTGGTCTTCGACGCCAGCCAGCTGACCCGTTTCGAGCAGTTGATCGAGCTGCGCGACTTCTTCCAGCCCGCCCTCAAGGGCCTGGGCCGGTGCCCGAAAGTGGTGGTCCTGGCGCGCGCGCCGGAATCCACCCGGGACCTGGTGGCCGCCAGCGTACAGCGCTCCCTGGAGGGGTTCACCCGCTCCCTGGGCAAGGAAATCCGCCGGGGCGGCAATGTGCAGCTGGTGTATGTCGGCGAAGGCGCCGAAGACCAGCTGGAAGGCGTGCTGCGCTTCCTGCTCTCGCCCAAGAGCGCCTACGTCTCGGGCCAGGTACTGCGCCTGGCCGCCTGCGCCGAGAAGGTCCGTGACTGGACCCGACCGCTGGCCGGCAAGCGCGCCCTGGTTACCGGCGCGTCCCGGGGCATCGGTGCCGCCATCGCGGAAACCCTGGCCCGTGACGGTGCCGAGGTGGTGCTGCTGGACGTGCCCCAGGCCCAGGACGCCCTCGACGGCCTGGCCGCGCGCCTGGGCGGCCGTGGCGTGACCATCGATATAACCAGCGACGACGCCGGGGAGCGCTTGCTGGAGGCCCTGCCGGACGGCGTGGATATCCTGGTGCACAACGCCGGCATCACCCGCGACAAGACCCTGGCCAAGATGAGCGACGAGTTCTGGAACGCGGTGATCAACGTCAACCTGCGGGCGCCACAGGTGCTGACCCAGGCCCTGCTGGACGGCGGCAAGCTGCACGACAATGGCCGCGTGGTGCTGATCGCCTCCATCAGCGGTATCGCCGGCAACCTCGGCCAGACCAACTATGCGGCGAGCAAGGCCGGGGTGATCGGCCTGGCGCAGCACTGGGCGCCGACCCTGGGCCAGCGCGGCATCAGCATCAACGCCGTGGCGCCGGGCTTCATCGAAACCCAGATGACCGCCGCCATTCCCTTCACCCTCCGCGAAGCCGGGCGGCGGATGAACTCCATGGGCCAGGGCGGCCTGCCCCAGGATGTGGCCGAAGCCGTGGCCTGGTTCGCCCAGCCGGGCTCCGGCGCGGTCACCGGGCAGGTGCTCAGGGTGTGCGGGCAGAGCCTGTTGGGGGCGTAG